The Montipora capricornis isolate CH-2021 chromosome 3, ASM3666992v2, whole genome shotgun sequence genome window below encodes:
- the LOC138042036 gene encoding zinc finger protein Xfin-like produces the protein MALVVSQEPEETFELKLEMDSDEDKIIDIETCEGTIDSAIEGAFQDELKLPVFLEGKLDSHTEGALPDKLTPPVSLKDAMDIPTVGALQHELTPPNSLKDYEELLDFPKAWDALPGHEPKLKEFTIPLNKLRVSRNCRNKKLELEEDEYILCSKCNKLQIGACSIHCNLRWVKEPLEVLVTEGQTKARATIPKNMDLKSSSIPDAGLGIFAKERFESDVVFGPYWGQKITVADVTSSMDQSYMWDIIENGLVTHVIDARDEKYSNWLRFVNCARNEDEQNLVAFQYRGEIYYRSYKVIEPGMELLVWYGDRYACDLDILDKENKPSGGPIQCQKCFMICSGPISLASHNKFRCQMNSEHNRWRCMHCDRSFKSQSSLHFHKNIHKGLRPFICNICGKAFTRPSSRNRHYLSFHVDKESFDCKICNKAFSNENHLKTHMKKSHKWQRQTGYHSSSIRYQCKQCLKCFSSSKNLNRHTKLHAKSDDGTKLCENEIPLRRNEATHNQTSNAFDCQHCGQGFMSSVSLSNHMRMHEKQTRLNVCSICKLSFDYSGNLSRHMREKHPRVKVIKCGKCNKVCADKRILAIHVAIRHPVKRSFVKDHLGFRQGKMKKPFPMLTFVKCNTCKLAMPKNKLPDHMLTHHKTITNSKNKSMTASDTSGKFRCEICLAVFRTSKLMHCHRASHFKKRITTPPGVTTTESTVPSRQSDDSVKLDNKELRCDACDETFSSLDKLRSHSSVHLRNWNLSKASNVQQQPSFRNKESTNLNWSPTTIFCCQVCKKTFQTETSLRSHKSHHSRSHTSSEAKSKLLSQKEQQKLHEHQQNYVNTELTKTQPASRFCCHVCQKSFRTERSLRSHKSHHSRLHSSSSSPPQPLLKSSQESNKCHLKKDSKDASIGKFGYNNSRTNADNGHYGQTLGKPSGNSSYESAKTASKRELFACEKCGKKFLSKLNLIRHKAHHARSNPPTQFTKTHSNSKITVNGNSQKLYECSTCLESFQEKRSLVSHQRRSHIGIKANFICPFCDRTFSTKASLYLHKQDLHNSSDPFTCRRCNGQFSSKYSRNNHACCAEERAHPASHKKRRHVEDSSSHREAVRKVRRSDTVSSKKRKVEGTLVEESKKEKRGGVGSSADKHYLCNVCLEFFPTRIGLSNHKRSHSGHSDPFVCFTCHRGFASKRNLLRHRDSQHNATTSTRVSTDSKLVSKRNQGSCGVNLTWNRGTYSLVQKTSSSPKNNVSKFSCLTCNKQFGTYNGYYKHKRRRHAKENHVSSGRAHTSIAMNDHQTISSRSLFKCQYCEKQLQTRSTLRRHVREKHGKRVNLQSEQMRLLDVKSTNTRWKCQHCEKGFKTEFGLNRHVEKRHDKRIWVDRHDDGKTSGNNSSSWKCTYCSKEFNSIHGIRKHVLRKHPGRKRIYSRKSGQPEVTVKSRIGFENSEKGKGKHAVRAFECQYCHKGFLTISRRYKHILLAHRGDLVSLPLALKITSDRKSENLQNTIHPKCLEGRDNREAGVNEINNSKLHDEETKTKLLQLPIKARRKGGPLKSNFCCRYCRKRLSSRSSCRRHELRLHEKLVGSSFALHSDQNRKTEKENACDKTVVSMKEKSGVFENRNFEPPARPSLKGCVTGSLFSLGLPPGIMAFPCQHCPRKFITISRRYKHTLLAHSVKVNTSFRALEGDVQSGGEKSDTKSVKAKSCRSGYRDASLYPFKQMLPASELGQVFLKISKPQQVEQHDESFPGNDCEVALSISPSHLITTSVKDKSDAKSVKTVLPCFEGKNDVAVPPVKVTPLPSKSLGHFSRKTSILHQQESLDGLVNKVNQPVFDDPSKVTLSLSTSQMDTETGILHIPTANVVESVVPDEENNGISVPCAKRAFPATKSTVKRLRKGSRIQLLNPLDGLINTNGKITARFAAGKPLRKAKAFPCAFCEKSFSCNALRYKHFLFIHSRSGGLAEKELVTLENTSVNKSSRASSHKAIGIVPFNFNETVGSGGNNSGTRPSRSRNSLVRGKHGIGKAVCRICHPNTFGTVLQGKNSKDVRSRPFES, from the exons GAACCTGAGGAAACTTTTGAGCTAAAGCTAGAAATGGACAGTGATGAAGATAAGATTATTGACATTGAAACTTGTGAG GGCACAATAGACAGTGCTATTGAAGGTGCTTTCCAGGATGAACTGAAACTACCAGTTTTCCTTGAG GGCAAACTTGACAGTCACACAGAGGGTGCTTTGCCAGATAAACTGACTCCACCAGTCTCCCTCAAG GACGCAATGGATATACCCACTGTGGGTGCCTTGCAGCATGAACTGACTCCACCAAATTCCCTCAAG GACTACGAAGAACTACTGGATTTTCCAAAAGCCTGGGATGCATTACCTGGTCATGAgccaaaattaaaagaatttaCCATCCCCTTGAAT AAACTTAGGGTTTCTAGGAATTGCCGAAACAAGAAACTTGAACTCGAAGAAGATGAGTACATTT TGTGCAGCAAATGCAACAAACTGCAAATTGGTGCATGTTCAATCCACTGTAATCTGCGGTGGGTCAAAGAACCTTTAGAGGTGTTGGTGACAGAAGGGCAAACGAAAGCAAGAGCTACTATTCCGAAAAACATGGATTTGAAGAGTTCAAGTATTCCAG ACGCTGGACTTGGAATTTTTGCCAAAGAAAGATTTGAAAGTGACGTTGTGTTTGGACCCTATTGGGGTCAAAAGATTACTGTAGCGGATGTCACTTCAAGTATGGATCAAAGCTATATGTGGGAT ATAATTGAGAATGGTCTTGTGACCCACGTAATTGACGCTCGAGACGAGAAATACAGCAATTGGCTTCGATTTGTTAACTGTGCTCGCAACGAAGATGAGCAGAATTTAGTCGCCTTCCAGTATCGGGGAGAAATTTACTATCGATCTTACAAGGTGATTGAACCAGGAATGGAATTACTGGTGTGGTACGGCGACAGATATGCCTGTGATTTAGACATTCTTGACAAGGAAAACAAACCTTCAG GTGGCCCAATCCAATGTCAAAAGTGCTTCATGATCTGTTCTGGGCCCATATCTCTTGCCAGCCACAACAAGTTCCGCTGCCAAATGAATAGTGAACACAATCGCTGGCGCTGCATGCACTGTGATAGAAGTTTTAAATCCCAGTCATCCCTTCATTTCCATAAGAACATCCACAAGGGCTTGAGGCCATTCATATGCAATATTTGTGGGAAGGCTTTCACTCGTCCATCTTCAAGAAACAGGCATTACCTTTCCTTTCACGTAGATAAAGAATCCTTTGACTGCAAGATATGCAACAAAGCTTTTAGCAATGAGAATCACCTCAAGACGCACATGAAAAAAAGTCACAAGTGGCAACGGCAAACCGGCTATCATTCCTCCAGCATTCGTTATCAGTGTAAACAATGTCTAAAGTGCTTTTCTTCTTCTAAAAACCTGAATCGACACACAAAGTTACACGCAAAATCAGATGACGGCACTAAACTATGTGAGAATGAAATCCCTTTGCGAAGGAATGAAGCCACGCATAACCAGACTTCAAATGCCTTTGACTGCCAGCATTGTGGTCAAGGCTTCATGTCTTCAGTTTCGCTATCCAATCACATGAGAATGCACGAAAAGCAAACTCGTTTGAATGTCTGCTCTATTTGCAAGTTAAGTTTTGATTATTCTGGGAACTTATCTAGGCATATGCGAGAAAAACATCCACGGGTCAAAGTTATCAAATGTGGAAAATGTAACAAGGTTTGTGCGGACAAGCGTATCTTAGCTATACATGTCGCCATCAGGCATCCAGTGAAACGCAGCTTCGTGAAAGACCACCTTGGATTCCGacaaggaaaaatgaaaaaaccgTTTCCCATGCTCACCTTCGTTAAATGCAACACTTGTAAGCTCGCGATGCCGAAAAACAAATTACCTGATCACATGCTGACGCATCACAAGACAATCACGAACAGCAAAAACAAGAGCATGACAGCCAGTGACACCAGTGGCAAATTTAGGTGTGAAATTTGTTTGGCAGTTTTCCGTACTTCAAAGCTGATGCACTGTCACAGGGCTTCCCACTTCAAAAAGCGTATTACTACACCACCTGGTGTGACCACAACGGAATCAACTGTGCCTTCAAGACAAAGTGACGACTCAGTGAAACTGGACAATAAAGAGTTAAGATGCGATGCTTGCGATGAAACATTTTCTTCCTTGGATAAACTTCGTTCTCACTCCTCTGTGCATTTAAGGAATTGGAATCTAAGTAAAGCTTCTAATGTGCAACAACAACCAAGTTTTCGCAACAAAGAGTCTACAAATCTCAATTGGTCTCCTACTACAATATTTTGTTGCCAAGTTTGCAAGAAAACTTTTCAGACAGAGACGTCTTTGCGATCACATAAGTCCCACCACAGCAGATCACATACATCGAGTGAAGCAAAAAGTAAACTTCTGTCGCAAAAGGAACAACAAAAGCTTCATGAACATCAGCAAAATTACGTAAATACAGAGTTGACAAAAACACAGCCCGCATCAAGATTTTGCTGTCATGTTTGCCAAAaatcttttaggacagaaaggTCTTTGCGATCACACAAATCCCACCACAGTAGATTACATTCATCTAGTAGCTCACCACCTCAGCCTTTGTTGAAAAGCTCCCAAGAAAGCAACAAATGTCATCTGAAGAAAGATTCAAAAGATGCCTCTATTGGAAAATTCGGGTATAACAATTCAAGGACAAATGCTGATAATGGCCACTATGGACAAACCCTGGGAAAACCTTCTGGCAACTCTTCATATGAGAGCGCGAAGACTGCCAGCAAACGTGAACTGTTTGCTTGCGAGAAGTGTGGAAAGaagttcctttccaaattgaatCTAATTCGCCATAAAGCGCATCACGCAAGGTCGAATCCTCCCACCCAGTTCACAAAAACACATTCTAACTCCAAAATAACGGTGAATGGAAATTCTCAAAAGCTGTATGAATGCAGCACGTGCCTAGAGTCATTTCAAGAGAAACGTTCTCTGGTTTCTCACCAACGACGATCACACATAGGAATAAAGGCCAATTTCATCTGTCCATTCTGCGACAGAACATTTTCAACAAAGGCCAGCCTTTACCTCCACAAGCAAGACTTACACAATAGTAGTGACCCGTTCACATGTCGGCGATGTAACGGCCAATTCTCGAGTAAGTATTCTCGCAACAACCATGCATGTTGCGCAGAGGAGAGAGCGCATCCTGCAAGTCACAAAAAACGTCGACATGTAGAAGACTCATCGTCCCATCGGGAAGCTGTACGTAAGGTCAGACGAAGTGATACTGTGAGTTCTAAGAAAAGGAAGGTAGAGGGTACACTGGTAGAggaaagtaaaaaagaaaaacgaggcGGTGTCGGTAGTAGCGCTGACAAGCATTATCTGTGCAATGTGTGTCTTGAATTTTTCCCGACCAGAATCGGTTTGAGTAATCACAAGCGTTCACACTCTGGACATAGTGATCCTTTCGTATGTTTCACTTGTCATCGAGGATTTGCATCCAAACGAAATTTGCTGAGACACAGAGATTCCCAGCACAATGCAACCACTAGTACTCGTGTTTCGACTGATAGCAAACTGGTGTCTAAAAGGAACCAGGGCAGTTGTGGTGTCAATCTGACATGGAATCGTGGTACCTATTCTTTGGTCCAGAAAACCTCATCATCACCCAAGAATAACGTGTCCAAGTTTTCATGCTTAACTTGTAACAAGCAatttgggacttacaatggttaTTACAAACACAAACGCCGCCGTCATGCTAAAGAGAATCATGTTTCTTCTGGAAGAGCACACACCAGCATCGCAATGAATGACCACCAAACGATAAGCAGTCGTTCTCTTTTTAAATGCCAGTATTGTGAGAAACAACTCCAAACAAGATCTACTTTACGCAGGCATGTCAGAGAAAAACACGGGAAGAGAGTAAATTTGCAGAGTGAACAGATGCGTTTACTAGATGTGAAAAGTACCAACACCCGTTGGAAATGTCAGCACTGTGAGAAAGGATTTAAGACGGAATTTGGTTTGAACAGGCATGTTGAGAAAAGGCATGACAAGAGAATATGGGTGGATCGCCACGACGATGGTAAAACATCGGGGAACAATAGCAGTTCTTGGAAATGCACGTACTGTAGTAAGGAATTTAACAGTATTCATGGTATAAGGAAGCATGTTTTAAGAAAACATCCGGGCAGAAAGAGAATTTATAGTCGGAAGTCTGGTCAACCGGAAGTTACTGTCAAGTCGAGAATTGGTTTTGAGAACtcagaaaaaggaaaaggcaaGCATGCAGTGAGGGCATTTGAATGCCAATATTGTCACAAAGGGTTTTTAACAATCAGCAGACGTTACAAGCACATTTTGCTTGCACACAGGGGTGACTTGGTTTCCCTGCCGCTTGCTCTTAAAATAACCTCTGACAGAAAGTCTGAAAATCTCCAAAACACCATCCACCCAAAGTGCCTTGAAGGCCGAGATAACAGAGAAGCTGgggtaaatgaaataaataattctAAGCTGCATGATGAAGAAACGAAGACCAAGTTGCTTCAACTTCCAATTAAAGCAAGAAGAAAGGGCGGTCCTTTGAAGTCGAATTTTTGTTGCCGGTACTGCAGAAAGCGGCTTTCCAGCAGATCTTCTTGCAGAAGACACGAGTTGAGACTTCACGAAAAACTAGTTGGATCTTCATTTGCTTTGCACAGCGATCAAAATCGCAAAACTGAGAAAGAAAACGCATGTGACAAGACCGTCGTCtcaatgaaagaaaaatcagGTGTATTTGAAAACCGCAATTTTGAGCCACCTGCAAGGCCTTCTTTAAAAGGATGTGTTACCGGATCATTGTTTAGTCTTGGTTTGCCACCGGGAATCATGGCATTTCCTTGCCAGCATTGTCCAAGGAAATTTATCACCATAAGTCGTCGTTACAAGCACACTTTGCTTGCTCACTCCGTAAAAGTAAACACGAGCTTCAGGGCTTTGGAGGGGGATGTACAGAGTGGTGGAGAAAAGTCAGACACAAAGTCAGTTAAAGCCAAGTCTTGTCGCAGTGGCTACAGAGACGCTTCATTGTATCCATTCAAACAAATGTTGCCTGCATCCGAACTTGGTCAGGTCTTTCTAAAGATATCCAAACCGCAGCAAGTGGAACAACATGATGAGTCTTTCCCCGGAAACGATTGTGAAGTAGCTTTGAGTATCAGCCCTTCTCATCTGATCACGACTAGTGTCAAAGATAAATCTGACGCGAAGTCAGTGAAAACCGTCCTACCATGCTTTGAGGGCAAGAACGACGTTGCCGTGCCTCCTGTCAAGGTAACGCCGCTTCCATCGAAATCACTtggtcatttttcacgaaaaacATCTATACTCCATCAACAGGAGTCTCTCGATGGCCTTGTGAATAAGGTTAACCAACCCGTTTTCGATGACCCAAGTAAAGTCACCTTAAGTCTTAGTACTTCCCAAATGGACACGGAGACTGGTATACTACACATCCCTACAGCCAATGTTGTTGAATCAGTGGTTCCTGATGAAGAAAATAATGGCATCTCAGTTCCTTGTGCCAAAAGAGCATTTCCTGCGACAAAATCAACTGTCAAGCGATTACGAAAGGGATCCAGAATCCAGCTGTTGAATCCCCTAGATGGCCTGATTAATACAAATGGCAAGATTACTGCCCGGTTCGCAGCTGGAAAACCTTTGAGAAAAGCAAAAGCATTTCCATGTGCATTCTGTGAAAAAAGCTTCTCTTGTAATGCTCTGCGATATAAACACTTCCTCTTTATTCACTCAAGATCTGGCGGTTTGGCAGAGAAGGAGTTGGTTACTTTGGAAAATACTTCAGTGAACAAATCTTCAAGGGCATCGTCGCATAAGGCCATTGGGATCGTTCCATTTAATTTCAATGAAACTGTAGGTTCGGGAGGAAATAATTCCGGCACCCGTCCTTCAAGATCAAGGAATAGTTTAGTCAGAGGAAAGCACGGTATTGGCAAAGCGGTATGTAGAATCTGTCACCCGAACACTTTTGGGACTGTTTTGCAAGGAAAAAACTCAAAGGACGTCCGAAGCAGGCCCTTTGAAAGTTGA